The Paenibacillus amylolyticus genome contains the following window.
TCATGTGAAAAGAGGTTTCTTTGTAATTTCTGTACGATGTCAGCTTTCTTTGAAACCTTCTCCATGTACATCGTGGACATCGCTGATGATGACAAAAGCTCTGGGGTCAATGGATCGTACAATGGTCTGCAGACGTCTGAACTCTTGCCTGGAGATTACGCAGTAGGCCATATGTTTGGCCTGTTTGGAGTACGCACCAATGGCTGGAATAAGGGTAACGCCGCGGTCCATATCCCGTGTGATCTGGTCCGCAATTTCGGGTGCATGGTCACTAATGATCATAAATGCCCGGGCGGAATAGGCACCTTCCTGTATAAAGTCGATGACTTTGGAGGCAATGAATACAGCTACGAGCGTATACAGAATTTTTTCTTTGGGGATGTAGATGAGAGAGAGCCCGATAATGACAAAATCGATGCCCAGTAGCACTCGTCCCATACTCCACCCATACTTGCGGTTGAGAATACGAGCAATGATGTCTGAACCGCCCGTCGTACCACCCCATCGAAATACGATGCCAAGACCGGCTCCTAAGGTGACACCTGCATATAGTGCTGCTAACAGTAAGTCATTCTCGGTATGTAATGGTTCTATCCAGCCCAGATGAATCAACTTCTCAAACAACCACAGAAAAACGGTCAATGCCCCGATTCCGATACCCGTATAGATCATCTGTTTGCCGCCCAAAATTTTGAGCCCAATCAAAAAGAGCGGAACATTAAGAATCAACGTCGTAAGTGAAGGGGAGATGCCGAAAGCGTAATTGATCAGCACGGTCACTCCGGTGAGTCCACCTTCCATAAGCTGGTTGGGGATAATGAAATAGAGCAGCCCAAAGGCATATAAGGCTGTACCCAGCAGGATGGGGAGTACCAATTTAACTTGAACCCAGGTTTTGGCAGTGCTCATAAGATCCCTCGCTGTAGATAAATTAGAATGAAGAAGCAATCATTCCCATCATAGTATACCTGTTTATTGATTCTTTAAAAATGATTTGTCACTGATGATGGTGGAAGTGAATCTAAATAACTGATATTATTAGGAACAAATACGACATCATTTCAAAAGGAGAATCCGTTCTCATGGAGAAAAGCATCGCAGAAATGCAGCGTGAGGTTGATCAGTATATCTCCCAGTTCAAGGAGGGTTATTTCAGTCCACTGGCCATGTTGGCCCGGATGTCTGAAGAGGTTGGGGAGCTTGCCAGGGAAGTGAATCATGAGTTCGGCGAGAAGCCGAAGAAGTCTTCCGAAGCAGCCAACTCCATTGAACTTGAGCTTGGAGATATTTTATTTATCACGATTTGTTTTGCAAACTCACTGGGAATTGATCTGGCTGAGGCACACGACAAAGTCATGCATAAATTTAACACCCGCGATGCCAATCGGTGGACTCCCAAAAACACCGATTAGGCGTAGATTACATATGCTGTACCATCACCCGATCGGGGAGGGTCAGCTTAATGATGAAACCGGAAGAATATATGCAGCAGGCATACCGCTGCATATTGCAAAATGATTTTGAGCAGGCGATTCGCTGGTTCGAGTCAGCCATTGACGCTCATCCAAAACATGCGGAGCTATATTATCGCTGTTCCATTACACATGCCCGCAGCAAGCATCTGGTTCCAGCGCTTGAATATGCGCGTAAGGCGGTTGAACTGGCGCCAGGAACAGAAGAGTATATTTTGCATCTGCAGACATTGGAAGCGAAACAATTGACCTCCAGAGCGAAGTTGCTGTTGGAGCAGGCAGGTATAGCAACACAGGAGCGCTATGTGGAAGCGTCAACGCTTCTGCAAGAAGCGGTCAGACTTGATCCGCTCTCCGTGGAAGCCCATGTGATGCTTGCGTTGGCTTACAGTGATTTGAATGAATTTGACTATGCAATTCAGGCCCTCCGTGAGGCCATTGTACTGGACCCGCAGAATGGGCAACTGCATCAGTTATTACAGGAAATCAAGCAACGTATGAAATCCATTCAATAAGAATTCGATTGCAATGCGTTCTTTCGAATTGAAATGGATTCAACGAAATGATCCAATATAGTGAGGAGATGCAGTCAATATGAGTGAAGTCATTAGAGTTGCCGTGATCGGAGCGGCTGGCCGAATGGGCCGTGAAGTTGTGAAATTGGTGCTTCAGGACCCCGAATTGGAGCTTGCAGCGGCTGTCAACCGCTCCGGAGCAGGCACGGATGCAGGAACCCTTGTTGGTTTGCCGGAGTGTGGGGTGCTGGTGACTGATGATATCGAAATGGCGTTTGCCGAAACAAAACCTCAGGTGATGGTTGATTTTACAGTGCCGCAATATGCTTTTGCACATACGGAGATCGCGATCCGTCATGGAGTTAGACCTGTCATGGGTGTTACCGGCTTTACGCCGGAGCAGATTGAACAGTTGGACAAGCAGTGCCAGGACAAAGGAATTGGAGGGCTTATTGCCCCGAACTTCTCGATCGGTGCCATTCTGATGATGCGATTCGCAGCACAGGCTGCCAAACATATGCCGAATGTGGAGATTATCGAGTATCACGGGGATCAGAAGCTGGATGCTCCTTCAGGAACAGCGATCAAAACTGCTGAACTGATTGCTGCCAATCGGGAGGAACTTCGTCAGGGTAACCCGAATGAGGAAGAAATCATTGAAGGATCACGCGGTGGTTATTACAATGGCTTCCGAATTCACAGTGTACGATTGCCTGGCGTATTCGCGCAGCAGGAAGTGGTTTTCGGAGATTACGGACAATCACTCAAAATTCGGCATGACTCCTACGAGCGTGCAGGTTATATGCCTGGTGTTAAGATTGGTGTGCAAAAGGTTATGGAATACACAGGAATGATCTACGGATTTGACCACTTTATCGACTAAAGGAGATTGTCATGTTGAAAATAGCATTTATCGCCCATGATCGTAAAAAAGAAGAGATGGTTAATTTCGTGACAGCGTATGAACCTGTTTTTACGGACCATCAATTGTATTCTACAGGAACAACTGGCCTTCGTATTATGGAAGGAACGTCTTTGAAGATTCATCGATTCGAATCAGGTCCACTGGGCGGAGATCAGCAGATTGGAGCTTTGGTTGCGCAAAATGAGATGGATCTGATTATTTTCCTGCGCGATCCACTGATGGCACAACCGCACGAGCCGGATATTAATGCGTTGTTACGTCTTTGTGATGTGCAGGGAATTCCACTTGCCACCAATATCGCAACCGCTGAGATTCTCGTTAAGGCTCTGGATCGTGGCGATTTTGCCTGGAGAGAGCTGGTACATAAATACAAGCCGGAGGCTGGATTGAATTCGGGTGATTCCGAATGAGTCTGGATATTCTCATCTTTGGAGCACATGCGGACGATGCGGAGATCGGTATGGGTGGAACGATTGCCAAACATACCGCTGCTGGCTTGAAAGTAGGCGTATGTGATCTGACTCGTGCCGAGATGTCTTCCAATGGAACAGTAGAGCGCAGAACCGAGGAAGCGGAGCAAGCCTCCCGCGTCCTCGGTCTTTCGTGTCGAACGAATCTGGGGCTCCCAGATCGCGGCTTGTATCTTACGCCTGAACATGTACAGGCGATTACGGCTGAGATACGGCGTCACGCTCCTCGGATGGTATTTGCTCCCTATTGGGAAGATCGTCATCCGGATCATGTCAATTGCAGTAAGCTTGTGCAGGAGGCTGTATTTAACGCGAAACTTCGGAACTACATGCCGGACATGCCTGCCGTGCAGGTGAAGGAACTTTATTTTTACTTTATTAATGACATTGGACCTACGGATTTGATTGTTGATATTACGGAACACTATGAGCAAAAAGAATCATCACTGCTCTCTTATCGTTCCCAATTCGAACAGGGAGAGGGCACAGTCTCGACACCCTTGAATCAAGGGTATATTGAGCGTGTAAGAGCCCGGGATTCCTTGCTTGGACAGCGCAGTCTAATTCCGTTTGCAGAAGGTTTTGCTACAATTACGCCTTATGTGGTTCATCAATTTGGTCCGAGTACCCCATAAAGATTTTACATTTCACGTATTAATGAGACGAATGTTTCATTATTCCGTTGCATTATATCAACCTGCATGAAGCGGGAGATCAAAGGAGCGTCAACCGGATGGATCAAAAGCTAAAAATAGGCATCACCTGTTATCCGTCCCTCGGCGGGTCTGGCGTTGTCGCAACGGAGCTGGGCAAATTGCTTGCAGAACAGGGGCATCAGGTCCATTTTATTGCCAACAGTATCCCGTTCAGACTGGGTTCATTCCAGAAAAATATTTTTATCACGAAGTTGAAGTCAATGATTATTATGTGTTCCGTTATCCACCGTATGATCTGTCACTGGCAACCAAGATGGCCCAGGTGGCCAAGTCGCAGCAGCTGGATCTGCTGCATGTTCACTATGCTGTGCCACACGCAGTATGTGCTTTTCTTGCGAAACAGATGGTAGGAGACGGTCTGAAAGTAGTAACTACATTACATGGAACGGATATTACGGTTCTGGCTCAGGATGAATCTCTGAAGGATCTCATTCGTCTTGCCATTAATGAAAGTGACGCGGTCACTGCGGTATCCAAAGATTTGATTCGGGAAACGGTCGAATTGCTCGACATTCAGCGTCCAATCGATCTGACCTATAACTTTATTGACAAACGAATATATTATCCGCGGGATGCTGCCAGTCTGCGAAGAGACTTTGCTGCGCCCGACGAGAAAATATTAATGCATATTTCCAACTTCCGACCGGTGAAGAGAACTCAGGATGTGGTAGAGGTCTTCCGTCAGGTACAGGAGCAGGTTCCAGCCAAACTGTTATTTGTAGGTGAGGGGCCTGATTTGCCGAAGATGCAATGGAAAATTAATGATCTTGGCTTAAATGATAAGGTTCATTTCCTTGGCAAACAAGATGATATTGCCCAGGTGATCTCCATGGCTGACGTGTTGATGCTTCCATCGGAGAAGGAAAGTTTTGGGCTTGTAGCACTTGAAGCAATGGCTTGCGGCGTACCTACGATCGGTTCACAGGCTGGAGGAATTCCGGAACTGGTCTTACATGGCAAGACGGGATTCTTATCCGCGATTGGGGATACACAATCCATGGCCGAGAACACGATCCGTTTGTTAACAGATGATCGTTTGGCTGCAGAGTTCAGGGAATCATGTCTTCAACGCGCACATCACGACTTCTGCAATGATGCCATTCGGCATGAATATGAACAGATTTATTACCGGGTGCTGGGAAGGGAAGTTCCAAACTTGAAGCCGGTTTGCGGTTAATCAAAAGGTTACGAGATGATCTGTGCATACCACAACAGGCAAGAGAAGAGGTGATATGTAGTGGTTCAATGGACACAGGTAGATCGTGAAATGGCCATTCAAAGTGAGAATGTACTCACAACATTAAACGAACATGGCCACAAGGCATATTGGGTAGGTGGTTGTGTTCGTGACGAATTGCTGGAACGAGTTGTAGACGATATGGATATCACAACTTCTGCTTCTCCCCAACAAGTCATGGACTTGTTCGACGATTGCATTCCTACAGGTTTGCAACATGGGACAGTTACTGTGCGTTCAGGCGCTTATTACTTTGAAGTGACCACCTTTCGAACAGAATCCGAATATCAGGATAACCGCAGACCTGCTGCGGTTCAATTTGTTCAGGATATCAAGGAAGATTTACAGCGGCGTGACTTCACAATGAATGCTCTTGCGATGGACGTCACTGGTACAATTGTTGACCCGTTTGGTGGACAGGCTGATATCAAGGAAGAGCGAGTCCGATGTGTAGGTTCTGCGATGGAACGATTTGGTGAGGATGCACTGCGAATGCTCCGCTGTGTCCGGTTTGCTTCGGTATTTGATTTCAAAATTGCCCATAACACGTGGAAGGGTCTTGTAAGGCAGAAAGACCTGCTTCAACATATAGCGATGGAACGGGTACGCACCGAGATGGTAAAAATGATGTCAGGACCGCATCCTCTAAGAGGGTTGGAGCTCTTATACAGAAGTGATGCGCTTGCACACATCAAAGCGCCGGTTAGCTCGGCTCGCTTTAACAAGACGCTGTTAGCCAATCTGGAACAATTGTCAGGTGAGCATGTGTTGCTCCGCTGGTCACTCATCCTCATTGCTGGCGGTTACAGCAAGGATGAAGCAGATGTATTATTACGACAGTGGACATTCTCCAATGAACATCGTTCTCGTATGACCGGTGTCCTTCAGGTGGACCAGTTGATTCATACCTCCGTTCAGGAACAGAAGGATACAGCCAGTCTCCGTTCCGATTGGATCGTTACGGTACTGGCTTGTGGTGTTCAGGCAGCGGATGATTGGCTTCGAATACAGTCTATACTGCCAGCAGGGTGGCGAAATCAACCCGAACAGGCAGAAATGCAGGGCGTTTTGGTTCAGGAATGTGCAGCTCAATGGAGTCAATCGATCCCTGTGCATGAATTGAAAGAGCTGGACATCACAGGGGAACAAGTGTTGCAAATGGTGCAGCGTAAAGGCGGACCTTGGCTGGGGCAACTGATGAAACATTTGTTACGACAAACGGCGATTGGAACGATAGCGAATCAGCATGAAGCGCTAAGCGCAGAAGTGAAGCGGGTGGTTCAAGATGACCAAGCATGAAGATCTGTTACATATGTTATTGAATGCAGAAGGACGATTCGTATCGGGTGAAGAGATCAGTCGTCATCTGTCCATCAGTCGGACTGCTGTGTGGAAACATGTGAACAAGTTGCGAGACATGGGGTATGAGTTTGAAGCTGTGTCCCGCAAAGGGTATCGACTGGTGACGAAGCCGGATAGCATTGACGCTACCGCCCTCCAATTGGCACTGGATACAACCGTATTTGGCCGTAAGGCTATTCTGCTGCCCTCGACCTTGTCTACGCAAGGGGATGTACTGAAGCTAGCTGAGGAGGGGCAATCTGAAGGTGCTGTAGTCATTGCGGAAGAACAAACAGGCGGCAGAGGACGTTTTGGTCGAAAGTGGTTCTCTCCTCCGGGTAAAGGAATCTGGATGAGTGTCCTGCTGCGCCCTGATCTGCCGCTTCAGCACACCCCGCAGCTTACTCTATTAACAGGGGTGGCTGTATGTCGTGCTGTTCGAGCTTGTACAGGAGTGGATGCAGGCATCAAATGGCCCAACGATCTGTTGATTGATGGACGCAAGGTATGTGGCATATTGCTTGAATCTACAGTGGAAGATCATGAAGTCAAATACTGCATTGCAGGTATAGGCGTTGACGTGAACTTTGATTCCGAGGATTATCCGGAAGATCTAACCACAATTGCGACTTCGCTCAAGATGGAGACGGGCAGCCCGTGGATCGGACCAAGCTCACGGCTGCTGATTTTAACCGAGCTGGAACAGTTATATTTTTTGTATCAAAGAGAAGGATTTGGTGTGATCTCAGCCCTATGGGAGGCCCTGTCCATATCGATGAATCGAGAGATTAAAGTGACGAATCCTCATGGCGTCATGGAGGGGAAGGCAATCGGTCTTGACCCTTCTGGAGCACTCCTTGTGGAGAAACATGATGGAGAACATACACTAGTCATCTCGGGTGAGATTTCCTGGAAATCGTAAACAATTTGTCGAATTTTCACTGGTAAAATGAACACAAGACGTGAAGTTTGGGCAGAACTTTGGTATACTGTGTTCGTGAGGCGATATTGGCTAATGCAGACCGAATTGCACTCCCGTAACAGTAACCTTTGTTCTGCTTTGATGTGTTTAATAGAAGCAGATCGCAGTGCAAGAATGAAATACGTTTAAGTGAGTTGTTGGATTCTGCTCTGAGCCGAAGAGGACCGAGACAGAAGGGACGATCGCAAGTGACTCTTTTTTGACTTTTCGGGACTTTTTAGTGGAAAACTAAAAGGTTTTTTTGTTGCGTTTTATTTGAAAAGAAGAAAGGAGCCATGAGAGAAAATGGCAAACAAACAAGCGATGAATATTGTGAAAATGAAAAAATACAAGCAGGATGGCGTGCCGCTTACTATGATCACGGCTTACGATTATCCAACAGCGCTCCTCGCTGAGGAAGCGGGTATTGATCTGATCCTGGTTGGTGATTCACTTGGCAATGTCGTGCTGGGGTATAACTCGACGCTACCGGTGACCATCGACGATATGGTGTATCACACACGTTCCGTTGTGCGCGGGGCTGAGAAGACGTTTATTGTGGCTGATATGCCTTTTATGACTTATCATGGCAGCGTGGATGAGACGCTTAAGGGTGTACGTCGATTGATGCAAGAAGGGCATGCCCATGCGGTCAAAATGGAAGGCGGAGTCGAAATAGCGGACACCGTCAGAGCAGTTGTGCAAGCAGGTGTGCCTGTTCTTGGACATATTGGACTCACACCTCAATCGGTTAATCAGATCGGCGGTTACCGCATTCAGGGCAAGGATGCAGCAGATGCGAAACGTCTGATGGACGAAGCCAAAGCCCTGGAAGCAGCTGGCGCGTTTGGCATTGTACTTGAACTGGTTACGGAAGAAGTTGCACGGGCGATCTCGGAGGAACTGTCCATCCCTACCATCGGAATTGGTGCAGGACGTGGCTGTGACGGTCAGGTACTGGTATTCCACGATGTGGTTCAATACGCCTCTCCATATACGCCCAAACGTTTTGTCAAAACCTATGGAGATGTGGGTACACTAATCAGAACCAGCATCGAAGCTTACGTGAAAGAAGTTAAAGATCGTGCATTCCCGGCCGAAGAGCATGTATTCAATGCTGCGGATGGTGTTCTGGACCAACTGTATGGACAACGCAAAGAAAAGGTGGGGAGTAACTCATGAAAGTACTACGGACGATCTCAGAGTTAAGACAGGAGCTCAGCTTGAAGCGTCAAGCGATTCGGCCCAATGGGTCCGTTGTAGGGCTGGTACCGACCATGGGTTATCTTCATCAAGGGCATGCAAGCTTGATGCAGGCAGCCAGACAACAGAGTGATATCGTGGTATTAAGCATATTCGTTAATCCAATTCAATTTGGCCCTAATGAAGATTTTGACAGCTACCCGCGCGATGAAGCCAGGGATGTGGAAACAGCACGTTCACAAGGAGTGGATATCGTATTTATTCCCTCAGTTGAAGAGATGTATCCACAGGCAACACAGACGACGGTATCTGTCTCCAAACTGACAGAGCGCCTATGTGGCGCTTCCCGTCCAGGACATTTTGACGGAGTAACGACTGTAGTCTCCAAGCTCTTCAACATTGTACAACCACAGCGTGCATTTTTTGGCATGAAAGACGCTCAGCAGGTTGCAGTCATTCAACAGATGGTGAATGATTTGAATATGCCTGTGGACATTGTACCCTGTCCGATTGTGCGCGAAGAGGATGGTCTTGCTCTCAGTTCACGTAATGTCTACCTTAGCGCAGAACAACGTACGCAGGCCCTGGTTCTGTCGAAGGCGCTGCGCGCAGCTCAGGAAGCCGCAGACACAGGTGTAGCTAGGAATGCCTCAGATATCCGTCGTATTCTGCGTGAGCAGATTGCAACCTCACCACTTGCAGTGATCGACTACGCTGAGATTCAGGCTTTTCCAAGTCTGGAGCCGCTGTCCGATCTGGAAGAGGTTCAAGGTCGTGAGGATCTGCTCATTGCACTTGCGGTGAAATTCGGAAAAACAAGATTGATTGACAATATAAGGTTGCAAAAATCGGAGGTCCTATCCCATGTTTAGAACACTCATGAAATCCAAAATTCACCGCGCAACGGTAACGGAAGCCAACCTGAATTATGTGGGCAGCATTACCATAGATGAAGACCTGATGGAAACATCCGACTTAATGGAAAACGAAAAAGTTCAAATT
Protein-coding sequences here:
- a CDS encoding YitT family protein — translated: MSTAKTWVQVKLVLPILLGTALYAFGLLYFIIPNQLMEGGLTGVTVLINYAFGISPSLTTLILNVPLFLIGLKILGGKQMIYTGIGIGALTVFLWLFEKLIHLGWIEPLHTENDLLLAALYAGVTLGAGLGIVFRWGGTTGGSDIIARILNRKYGWSMGRVLLGIDFVIIGLSLIYIPKEKILYTLVAVFIASKVIDFIQEGAYSARAFMIISDHAPEIADQITRDMDRGVTLIPAIGAYSKQAKHMAYCVISRQEFRRLQTIVRSIDPRAFVIISDVHDVHGEGFKES
- a CDS encoding nucleotide pyrophosphohydrolase, giving the protein MEKSIAEMQREVDQYISQFKEGYFSPLAMLARMSEEVGELAREVNHEFGEKPKKSSEAANSIELELGDILFITICFANSLGIDLAEAHDKVMHKFNTRDANRWTPKNTD
- a CDS encoding tetratricopeptide repeat protein, with product MMKPEEYMQQAYRCILQNDFEQAIRWFESAIDAHPKHAELYYRCSITHARSKHLVPALEYARKAVELAPGTEEYILHLQTLEAKQLTSRAKLLLEQAGIATQERYVEASTLLQEAVRLDPLSVEAHVMLALAYSDLNEFDYAIQALREAIVLDPQNGQLHQLLQEIKQRMKSIQ
- the dapB gene encoding 4-hydroxy-tetrahydrodipicolinate reductase, whose product is MSEVIRVAVIGAAGRMGREVVKLVLQDPELELAAAVNRSGAGTDAGTLVGLPECGVLVTDDIEMAFAETKPQVMVDFTVPQYAFAHTEIAIRHGVRPVMGVTGFTPEQIEQLDKQCQDKGIGGLIAPNFSIGAILMMRFAAQAAKHMPNVEIIEYHGDQKLDAPSGTAIKTAELIAANREELRQGNPNEEEIIEGSRGGYYNGFRIHSVRLPGVFAQQEVVFGDYGQSLKIRHDSYERAGYMPGVKIGVQKVMEYTGMIYGFDHFID
- the mgsA gene encoding methylglyoxal synthase — its product is MLKIAFIAHDRKKEEMVNFVTAYEPVFTDHQLYSTGTTGLRIMEGTSLKIHRFESGPLGGDQQIGALVAQNEMDLIIFLRDPLMAQPHEPDINALLRLCDVQGIPLATNIATAEILVKALDRGDFAWRELVHKYKPEAGLNSGDSE
- the bshB1 gene encoding bacillithiol biosynthesis deacetylase BshB1, with translation MSLDILIFGAHADDAEIGMGGTIAKHTAAGLKVGVCDLTRAEMSSNGTVERRTEEAEQASRVLGLSCRTNLGLPDRGLYLTPEHVQAITAEIRRHAPRMVFAPYWEDRHPDHVNCSKLVQEAVFNAKLRNYMPDMPAVQVKELYFYFINDIGPTDLIVDITEHYEQKESSLLSYRSQFEQGEGTVSTPLNQGYIERVRARDSLLGQRSLIPFAEGFATITPYVVHQFGPSTP
- the bshA gene encoding N-acetyl-alpha-D-glucosaminyl L-malate synthase BshA, which translates into the protein MPEKYFYHEVEVNDYYVFRYPPYDLSLATKMAQVAKSQQLDLLHVHYAVPHAVCAFLAKQMVGDGLKVVTTLHGTDITVLAQDESLKDLIRLAINESDAVTAVSKDLIRETVELLDIQRPIDLTYNFIDKRIYYPRDAASLRRDFAAPDEKILMHISNFRPVKRTQDVVEVFRQVQEQVPAKLLFVGEGPDLPKMQWKINDLGLNDKVHFLGKQDDIAQVISMADVLMLPSEKESFGLVALEAMACGVPTIGSQAGGIPELVLHGKTGFLSAIGDTQSMAENTIRLLTDDRLAAEFRESCLQRAHHDFCNDAIRHEYEQIYYRVLGREVPNLKPVCG
- a CDS encoding CCA tRNA nucleotidyltransferase; the protein is MVQWTQVDREMAIQSENVLTTLNEHGHKAYWVGGCVRDELLERVVDDMDITTSASPQQVMDLFDDCIPTGLQHGTVTVRSGAYYFEVTTFRTESEYQDNRRPAAVQFVQDIKEDLQRRDFTMNALAMDVTGTIVDPFGGQADIKEERVRCVGSAMERFGEDALRMLRCVRFASVFDFKIAHNTWKGLVRQKDLLQHIAMERVRTEMVKMMSGPHPLRGLELLYRSDALAHIKAPVSSARFNKTLLANLEQLSGEHVLLRWSLILIAGGYSKDEADVLLRQWTFSNEHRSRMTGVLQVDQLIHTSVQEQKDTASLRSDWIVTVLACGVQAADDWLRIQSILPAGWRNQPEQAEMQGVLVQECAAQWSQSIPVHELKELDITGEQVLQMVQRKGGPWLGQLMKHLLRQTAIGTIANQHEALSAEVKRVVQDDQA
- a CDS encoding biotin--[acetyl-CoA-carboxylase] ligase, which produces MTKHEDLLHMLLNAEGRFVSGEEISRHLSISRTAVWKHVNKLRDMGYEFEAVSRKGYRLVTKPDSIDATALQLALDTTVFGRKAILLPSTLSTQGDVLKLAEEGQSEGAVVIAEEQTGGRGRFGRKWFSPPGKGIWMSVLLRPDLPLQHTPQLTLLTGVAVCRAVRACTGVDAGIKWPNDLLIDGRKVCGILLESTVEDHEVKYCIAGIGVDVNFDSEDYPEDLTTIATSLKMETGSPWIGPSSRLLILTELEQLYFLYQREGFGVISALWEALSISMNREIKVTNPHGVMEGKAIGLDPSGALLVEKHDGEHTLVISGEISWKS
- the panB gene encoding 3-methyl-2-oxobutanoate hydroxymethyltransferase — translated: MANKQAMNIVKMKKYKQDGVPLTMITAYDYPTALLAEEAGIDLILVGDSLGNVVLGYNSTLPVTIDDMVYHTRSVVRGAEKTFIVADMPFMTYHGSVDETLKGVRRLMQEGHAHAVKMEGGVEIADTVRAVVQAGVPVLGHIGLTPQSVNQIGGYRIQGKDAADAKRLMDEAKALEAAGAFGIVLELVTEEVARAISEELSIPTIGIGAGRGCDGQVLVFHDVVQYASPYTPKRFVKTYGDVGTLIRTSIEAYVKEVKDRAFPAEEHVFNAADGVLDQLYGQRKEKVGSNS
- the panC gene encoding pantoate--beta-alanine ligase, which produces MKVLRTISELRQELSLKRQAIRPNGSVVGLVPTMGYLHQGHASLMQAARQQSDIVVLSIFVNPIQFGPNEDFDSYPRDEARDVETARSQGVDIVFIPSVEEMYPQATQTTVSVSKLTERLCGASRPGHFDGVTTVVSKLFNIVQPQRAFFGMKDAQQVAVIQQMVNDLNMPVDIVPCPIVREEDGLALSSRNVYLSAEQRTQALVLSKALRAAQEAADTGVARNASDIRRILREQIATSPLAVIDYAEIQAFPSLEPLSDLEEVQGREDLLIALAVKFGKTRLIDNIRLQKSEVLSHV